GTTTCAATTCTTCATGGTAGATAAGGGGAACTGTTGTGGTGCAAATCCAACTTTACTACTAGTTGACCATGAAACCTACACGTCAATGGTACCTAAGCCCTCTACACGACCCACCCAACCTGAACAGagaagaggggggggggggcaagGAGTAGTTGTTGGACGGAAAAAGCTTAGAACTGATGATGGTCTAGAGAGTGACTGTTATGGTGGTAGGGGCAAGAGCGAGATATGGTGGTGATAGTGCTAGTGAGTAGTGACTTAGTGAGATTGTGAGACAAGAGGGTTAGTGGCATGGTTCAAGGGGAGAGGAGGTGTTAGAGAAGGAGGCTACTTGATTACTTTTACTTTTATATTAACCAAATAAAACAGGTAACACAATCTTACTCTTAGTTATACAAAGCGTGCCTTATGGTATAAGGCTCCAATTACTGACATGTAAGACTTTCTTCTAAAAAAAGCCAAAACCATGTGACTTTAGTGGCTCCCCAACAATCAGATTTACTATAATGagaaggggagagagaaaacccAAAATATATCCCTTTTTTTCTTGTGTTTTTTTAGTCAGATAACGGCAGTCATGTAAACACTACCTTTTTTAAAAGACTGTTTTACATAAGGTGTGTCCCACTTCTTCTGATAATCCAAATGAAGAGTCGGTGACTAAAAAGTCACGTGAAACCTTCCACAGTCGCCCCCCACTTTTCTGCTTTTGTCCCCCCTTCTCAAAAGGTCCTTTAATATGACTGGAACTAACACTATTTTGATTTGTTTACAGAAAGTAAATACGGAGTaccacaaaaaaataaaataaatggtgcGCCTTGCACCTAGGCTCCATGGACTTTTGCGCCTTGGTGCGCCTCACGCCTtttaaaatttagaacatgctaaAAATAACCCTTGCCTTTACTCTTCTTTCCCATTTGTGATATCTTTACTTTATTCTAGTTGAAATACTTGAAACATATAACCATTAAGTGAGAGATTAAAGGACAAATTTGTTTTTTTCCCTAAGTTTTTCTCGTAACTCTTGTTATTGAATATTAGCTTTGCTCTTTGAAATATTGTTGTATTAAAGTTAACTCCTACAGTCACTGGATGTTATATGGATTGTTTTCGATTCAAGACCATTTTTGTGATTATGTATCTGACTGCAGGCTGGCTTTTGTTAAAAGAGAATGTTATGTGGATTGTATTTGTGATTCTTCATTAGGATTAGCTGAATTTCTGGATCCAGTTCTCTATATTGCATCCCTGACAGCATCACAATTAGTATATGAGAGAGAACCCTTTTGTATTTTTTGGGTGTGTTTCTGCTTCTAATGGAAAGATGGTTATCTTGTCTGTATCCTTAATTTATTCTGTATTTTCTGATATATCACAGGAGGCTATATCATCCATAAGCTTCAGCAACAAAACCTCTAGATACTTGTGTTCTGGGGGAAGTGGTCAAGTTGTTAGAATATGGGATCTACAGAGAAAGCGTTGTATCAAATGGTTGAAAGGTCATACTGGGTCAATATCAAGTGCAATCTATAATTGCAAAGATGAGCACTTGGCCTCCATTAGTACTAATGGGGATCTTTTGGTCCACAATCTTGCCTCTGGTGCAAGAGCTGCTGAACTGAAAGATCCTCACGGACAGGTTGGTTCCTTGTTTCTACATCTTGTCAAGAGTTAAACTTCCTTCTGTTTTGGCTATGCTAAATGCTCATGTATTGGATGTTAAGACCAGATGTTGAGAGTACTTGATTATTCTCGAGTTAGCCGGCATCTCTTGGCTACAGCTGGTGATGATGGCTCCGTGCATTTGTGGGATACAACCGGTAGAAGTCCAAAGGTGTGTACTGTGATGACTTTTGTGCCACGAGGAATACATGATATCATTAATGCTAGCTTGATCCTCTTCAGTGAAACTTTTTGGGTTGCATTGAATCTTTTTTGAAACCACAGAAACCTGATTTGTGTGAACCCTTTGTGAACATGGTCCAGATACTTTTGTCTTTTTGGTTATATGGTTTATGCGAGGTTTAGTTTGAAGATTGTTTTTAGTATCTGTACATTACATTTGCATTCCTATGTCTAGAATGCCTCTTGGAATCCCAGAACCTTAGCTGTAGAATATTGTGTTTCTTACTTTTATGCCGCTCTTAAATACTTCGCATCAGGGTCACATATTAGTCTGGGAAGATGTGTCGATGTGTATAGTCTTTCATAAGGTGCACTATTTTTTCATACAAATTGCCTTATGGTACTGTGGCAGGTCTAGTCTGTTGATGCGGAACCTAATTTTGTCAAACATTGATATTAAATTAGTTCTCTGATATATATTAAAGACAAGGTCTCTTGTATAGTCTTTCATAAGGTGCACTATTTTTTCATATAAATTGCCTTATGGGTGTGGTACTGTGGCAGGTCTAGTCTGTTGATGCGGAACCTAATTTGGTCAAAAATTGATATTAAATTAGTTGGCTGATATATATTGAAGACAATGTCTCTAGGTACTTAAAATTCTGCATAATGTTAAACTTCTTAATAAGATGCTATTGGTTAAAAGTTTAGGTAGAAGGAAGGGATACTTTCAGTAATCCACTCATCAAAATGGACCCAGTTTTCATACTGATAGAGTGATAGTCAACAactattattatatggcttcaGTTTGTATGGTCTCCTTGATGACCAAAGATACCCAAGATACCTGATAGAATCGATTTCGTATTTTATTGTCCAAGAGTTCACATATTTGGCTGCAAAAAGTCCTAATGTTTATTCTTGTCAAATGCTTGCAACCTGCATACCGACCTTCAGCAATTGAGGCTTGAAGCATTATTAGACATTAGTTGGTTTCATAGTTTCTGCTTTGGTTCATTCTGATGGATGAAAAGCTTTTAGAATTTGATGTAATCCTGTACACACTTAACTGTAGTTAACCAAGTACATAGAGGGTTCAAATTCTTCAAATTACAAGTCTTATTCTTGTATACTTGCCAACATGTTGTCTATTTCTTGAAATCAATTAAAGGAAATTCAGACTGTCTAGTTTCCAGTAGAATAATCACCTGCATTCTTTTTGCGCTTTTTTACTAGAAAAGGTTGGTGCCTTGTAAAGTTGTAACTGAGACATTGAGGTAAACACCTTGTTGATGCTTTTGACGTCCCAGCGTGGGTAGAACTTATAGATTGATGGGGTTTTTTTTATACCATTTTTTGCATTATATAGTACACAATTCCTGCAAATTCAATGCTTATCCTTACATGTTTCCCCTCTGTATTTTCTGTAGGTCTCTTGGTTAAAGCAGCATTCTGCACCTACTGCTGGTCTTAGCTTCTCTCCTTCAAATGACAAGGTCTGGCCTCAATGTTCACAAATGTTGCTTCTAAAATTTCCCAAATTTTGTGGACAGTGACAGTAATTTGCTAAAATGGAATTTGTTTACTGATTCTAATGCAGATGATTGCTACTGTTGGTCTAGATAAAAAGCTGTATACTTTCGATTCAGGTACGAAAAGGTCCTCGTTTTGCATTGCTTATGAAGCCCCTTTTACTTCACTGGCATTCAGAGAGGATGACTGGATATTGGCTGCTGGAACAAGCGACGGTCGCGTGGTTTTCTATGATGTTCGTGGAAAACCACAGCCTTTTACTGTTCTTCGTGCTTATGGGCATTCAGAGGTAACTACACTGGTTTACTATTATCTATTCTTGGTGTAAAATAATGTGCAGTTCAATATTTTATACAATCTAATACCTTGCTCTTGTTCGTGCTATGCTATTCTCCATGACAACCTTGAATCAACGAGCATACTGAGTTAGCGAGGCTTAGTAAAATATCTGATGACTTCAACAAATATGTAATCATTGACCACATTAACAAATATTGTCTCACTGGTTTATATTATTAACCCATGTAAAATTGTGGTCAATGCAAAGAATATCTATGAGATAGAGTACTGGGGTAAGCATTACTTGACTAGTTCATAATAGTGTGAATGAAGGAATTACAAGGGTTTTGAAACACAAGAACAAAGAGCAAGCAAATAAAGGGGCTGGATGTATTCCTTCATTAGCACCTAATGCCGTTGAGTGGGTTGGCCGCTGAATGTAATCATGATGAGAGCCAAAAatggtttaatttttttaaaaaactgaaTTAGGAAGAACAGTAAGTTCATTATGGATCTTTTAAGAATAAAACTAAAGTGCTCTTTAGGAAGCGCAGAGTTGCAGACATTTTTAAAAATTCTCTGGTGTCAGACGTATCAGACACCAAAATACCTTTGGAGATATGTGGACACATTTCATTTGAATCTGTTCTTATATACTGCTTTTAATAGCTgtgtttttgttattttatgcTTCGATACTTCTTGTCAAACAAAGTATTCAAATAAATATGTCTGATGATTAGTGTGCTATGCTGTTATTTGTTATGGACTAGGAATTTGTTGAAAAAGACTCTCCAATCTTAAAAGATAGCGTGAATATGAATTGATTATGAGCAAAATATCACGGGTTCTGTACATTTATATGTCTGATTCCCTCTGTCCATGCCACATGTCATACCGGTGCAAGTGCATCTTTGTGCCTAGCTGTGATTTATAGATAATGCTGCATTGTTTGTCCCCATCTCTTAATTTCTTCCAGTTCGGTCACAAGGAAAAGAAATTAAGTGAAGATTTTAAATAAAAGTGTGCTGTTAGGCACAGTGAATGGTATAGTATTGGTTGGGATAGGATAAAAGAAAATGTAGATTGATGATTTGGAAACTAATGAAATGCTAAGAAGAGTGAATGGAGGGTAAACTCTTAAGTTAGCCAAGACGTTCACCTTAGCTTGAGAAAACTAGCAGTTTTATCTGACAGGCACTTTATCTAGTATCTACACAAGCATCCATACGTGACCTATTTAATTTCAATCCTTGGAGAGATGTGCTCCCGCTTTTCAGGAGACCTATTTAAGTCCACTATTGATTGAACTGATTGTGATTTCTTATTCTCTTTACATCTGTTGTTGTGAAATCAGCTGTTAATACTCTTTTATGTTTTCACCTTCACTTTACATCTGTTTGCTCCATTTGACTTTTCACAGTCTCCAAGACGCGACTTAAAGCGGAATTACCTACAATTCTACATGtgtaaaaaaatctaaaaagttgatattctaaaaatataaattgaatcaaatctaacaagaccccacatgactattaTTTCTTATAGATTAATGGGAATTCATGGTCTAACTTTTTAAAGTTTAACCCAAAAAATAGCAATGGGGCAAACATTTAAGGTTGGAGGAAGTAagttgtaagttgtaactaTTGACCTTTGGTTGAAATTTATGTAAGTGATGGGAATATATGTGGTCATAGACATAGTTGCACTTAAACATGGATGATTTTCTTATGGAAATTCGTAGACGTAGAGTCCTATAATATTTAACTTTGCAACAAAATCTGAGAATAAATCTATGTACGTATGGATATTACTCTTTTgatctgaatattttaatttcttttggAGGTCACTCTATTTTTCATTCAGGAATTCCTTATGAGGGAAGATCTGAAttttatatacgaagtatacggTATGAGATTTTGAGTAAAATAACTAATCCCTTGTTCTTTTAACTTAAATTTTTTTCCGGGAAACATGAAGTTTAGAGCCCATAACAAGTTCATTTGACCATATAAATTTAGTTCAGAGAAGTTTAAGTGTGTTCATTGTTCAGACAGGGgtttataagttcagataaggaaagaagtttaattattttggtaaattttcTAATGATTTATTTGGAATTAATTATCAGGCAGTCACGAGTTTGTGTTGGCAAAGATCAAAACCTATTGATGTCAATGAGAAAAATTGTACGGCAGACGTAGCTCTTTTAGGAGGGTCTGTTGAGGACTCAATTTTAATGCCTGACCCACTTCCTTCAGCAACATTATCCAGTGTTTCACTATCAACAACTTTGTCTGGTCCTCGACGTTCAAGCTCTGCAGTGGAATCAGCCTTCGCTACAACATTTACAAACACTTTGTCTTCATCAGAGGAAACACCTCACAGAAGCTCATTGAAGACAGGTGGAGTATTGCCAAGACTACATACTCGGAATTATAACTTTAAGGATGACATGGATGTTTTCTCCCCACTTGTGGATGTCCAGCCGATTACGCCCGCACTTGATAAACTATGGAATGAGCCTGAAGGATCCAGAAAAGATCAACCCGGTGATAAAAAAATCTCTTCACTGTTTTCCAGTCGGAAATTCACACTTCCGGAAGGTGTCAATGATATACACCCAATTTTTGACTGGAAACCTGGCCCAGCTTCTAAACAGGTTTGGAATACTCCATCTTCTCTGATTGTAGGAATTTGCATGTGATGGTATTTGTAATGTCGTACGAACGTTGTTTTGTTGCTCTTAAAGAGGTTTAAAAAGCGATCGTTATCAGATTGTGATCTTAGGGcatttgaaaatttgaactttgaagtGTTGAGGCACTTTTTTCAGGATACTACTGGTAACTGTTGTGAGATTTTTGAGTGAACAAATACATCTTTATGCTTAACAGTAACTATAAAGCGTCGTAGTATGAGTTGCACACTAGTTATTATTCAAAATGTTTTTTGGGTCTTGTAAGTCACTTATCTTGAAGCTGGTTATTAGATTGCTTACAACTAAAAGGAAATTAAACCCCCTGGCGATACATAGATAATAATTACCTATAATGACTTAACCAATTCCAAAATTTTAGTTATTGTTGGGGCACTAAGTACTGATATTACTACTATAGCCCTTGTTTAACCCTCATGAACTGTTATAAATTGCATTGTAACTTGCAAGTAACTCACCACATTGTGTCTTTCTGGTTTCTGAAATAACAGCAGGCTTGGTCTGTTCTCTATTTCTCTTTCACAATTATTgtgtcctttttttttattgaaaccTGCAACAGGGATGAATTGTAttccttttttatatttttcaagtCTATTTAATCTCTCATCTAAAAAAGTTGTTTTTTTGTGGGAACTCAATTTTGATACTTAATTACCCGCAAAGACCACAATGATAGGCTACACGTTTGCTATTTCTTAAGGGAAGACCCCATTCCCTGGAATCCACAACAgggaacccccccccccccccctctgaAAATACAGTGAAGTAGTACAATATAGAATAATCATTGCAAAACAGTGATGCATGACTCATTGGTTGCGGAAGTGGATTCTGGAGTGCGTGGGAACAATGATTCAGTGTTCAAGTCCTGTTACAAGCATTTATCTATAATTGCATTTTTctctatttattttcttttttctctattCCTGCTCCAAATGGTATGGTGGTCCATATAGGCGATATGGCTtgctatattttattttttggggaCAAGTTTTActtcaaaggaaaaaaaaaactccacTGTATGGAGGAATTTTGTTTTCTAGGACATGTTTATTTCGTAGCATTTTTAGAAAATGCATATTAATTAACTTAAAAAGTTGTTTGTAAAGGGTAATAATCATTCAATATTAAATGTTTAATCTAACAATTTAGCGAGTTAATCTAAAAAATGGATTAATTCACAATAAACAGCTTGCAATCTCTTTTTACAACTCTAGACCTCTAGTCGATATGAAATAGAAGAGTGAGTACATAAAATAGAGGACGAAATAACAATTTGCATATTATGGCGCAAAAAAttcttggttttttttttcttttcataccCCCGTCTCTAAATTCCTGGAACCGCCACTGGCCCACTGCGTACAGATTATACACTAGCTCATGAATTAAGAGAATTGCAACAACTCTATATTTCCTAAGACTTGCTAAAACGAAAATAAATCTTGTGTGGTGCTATTTTCTTGCAGAAGTAGTGAAGGCCTGTCTGTCCTCTAttgaaaatttcagattttttgtGTGTTTCATAGTAAGATTTGTAACATGCAGACAAATTCTCTCAGTTGTGTCCTTAGCTCATGCAACAGCATCTCTCTGAATGATAAGTTCAGTTGGTTGTTGAATGTTTTAGTAGAAGATTAAATTCTTGTTCTATTTTAGGTTTTAATTTTGCTGCATTTGCATTTTCTTAGGATGACACCCATTCATCCCTTCCTGGTTCCACTCCCAGTGCATCTTCCCGAAGTGACGATTCTTCATCTATTACTCCTCCAGAAGCTTGGGGTGGTGAGAGACTATCAGATAAAATTGCCCATCATCGTCAGCTGGGATCTCTGACATCGCGTTTCAGTATGTCAACTTCTAACAGTACTTCCACTTCAATATACACTGGATTGCAAGATCCATCTGCAAGCCAGTCAGCCATGAGTTACTCAACAAACGCAAGTCTTATCTCAAGCTTGCGACCAAGAGACATATCATCTGTTCAAGAAAGTTCCCCTGGAGCTTTTGGACATGTCCCCTTTAGTGCTCTCTCGAATCATGGTTCAAAATCCCAGGCAAATCCTGAAGCTGTTGGACCATTTTCTTTGAATCCGTCTCGAAGATTTACCACCTATGCTGAGAGGATAGGCAGTTCTGCATCTTTCAACGATGGTGTTTCTGCTTCAGTCGGTTCACCTAAAACAAAGAAAACAGGAGTTGAAACACGGGAAGAACTTCAGAATAGTCTGTTGGCCAGATCTGATACAACATATGCCGCTGAACCTGGGTTGCTTCCAACTATTAATGTACGTATAAACATAGATGAGTAGACTGATTAGTTATGTGATTTGATTTCGAGAAGCATTCCTGAACTTTTTGCTAATACTTACTGATGATGCTTACCAAACACAAAGAGTAAAGTAGTTGTTTTTTCTTTGGCTTAGGGAGCACCAAATTTACATCAGAGAACACCTCAAGCAGACCTGCAGCCAGGATCCACTAACTTCACCCTTCAACTATTTCAACATACCCTTCAAGAAACTCTGTCATCCTTCCAGAAGTCAATACATGAAGACGTGAGGAACCTTCATATCGAAATTCTAAGGCAATTTCATATGCAAGAGGTATTGCTTTATCTTCCTTGCTTTGTACCTTTCTATCTATATTGTGGTGCACTGGTGCATTTCCTCACATGTTTGctgtttcatattgttgtacAGACGGAAGTTTCAGGTTTTATGAATACAGTTGTGAATAAACTAGATTCACTTACAGAAGAAATCCAGGATTTGAAGAAAGAAAATGAACGGCTTCGTCAATTGCTTTGAAAATTCACAAAGGACTTTGagaatttatttttacttttattgGAGGAGGTGTTTGGTTGGCGGGTTTTCATTTATAGTTTTGTTTTCCCTGTATGTATATAGATGCATCATTGAGTAGGTGATGTTTTTTTCCCCCATGAGCCCAGATGAATATgtattctttttatttaatatCTGGCTTAGCTTTTAGCATTACATAAAATTTGTGTGATTATTGCTAGAGAAAGTGAGTGTTAGCCTTGATGGTTAGAATCGTTTGAAACAAAATGATCCTTCTCGTTATTTAATTATGCAGTTTAGTTGTTGATTGAAGATTTCAACTAACTCAATTTGATAAGAAAGATTTTGGGTGTACTGGCTTATTGGTTCCCTTTGATTTAATGGATATCAAATTTTGTCTACATCATTAGTGCTAGTGCTAGTGCTAGTGCATGCAGCTCTTTTAATATTTGCTTTGAAGGTAGGATTGGTTCTCTCAACATAATGATCAACTTCAAGTAAAACTAATATTGACTTTAAACATACAAAGTACTTGTTATTATGTACACTCCTCCCAAAAAATATAGACTTTAAACAGAGAGTACTACTTATTATGTACATTGACTACATTATTATCTTTCAAACATGTGTAATGCTTGAATAAAACACAACACACTGAACATCTTAGGTAACAAGATCTGTTTTTCCTTGGCgtttaaataatccaaagtaGCACTGGTCACGCATACATCCGCAACAAGTACCAAAGACCATTCCTTTGTCGACTTAACTTGATCACAACGGTAACAACTCCTCAAATAACAACACAATTCTCGGGCTAAATCTTGAGCCACATGGAATGCAAATTGTATTGGGGAATCAGAATCAACAATTTTCGAAGCCATAAGATCTACTATGCTTTTGTCTACGTCATCGTAAAACACAAGGGACGGCTTCAAGTCAATCTGAATAAAGCTATAGTTCACTTGTTGGATTGACTCGGTTAGGGTTCCGGGTTGACCCGAGTGGAAGGTGTTCTGTAATTTTAGAAAGaacaattcttcttcttcaccgcACTTGAATAATCTTACATTCTTAACATAAGATTCCCCAAATAAATCCTCTTGCCTCTCCATCTCCATCTCCATCCTTAAAACTTGACAAAACTTTTTGTGAAATTGAAGCGTAATGGCCTAATGGGTTATGTAATTGTATTACCTACTgtatttataatcgttgaaaGAAGACTAAATAGTAAATACGTTTTAAATTAGGAAATACAAATATAATTTGTTTACAATTAGGAAATTAATCCACCGCCTAccaactttttttatttttaaaccaATAACAAAATCAAATACATGATGATTAATTCACGATCTATGGGCTTTATGCGTTTATTATCCTTGAAGTATGGGCAACTCGTCTTGCGTGTGGGCCGTGTGGCGCATTCAAACTACAAAACAGATATTGCAGCCTTAAAGGCCcaacaaaatataaaaattgcGGAGTACTACgtactttttataatttttttttttttttatttttataaaaggtCTTGTAAGCATAAGTGTACGATAGATTTATTGTACACTAATATAACTTTTATGttgtttttttataacttttatattatattaaataaaagcctatagataaatattttaaagggttaaatgattaattttatacattattattggttttgaagaaataaattttattaaaatgaaaaatttagtatttaaaaatagataaattttacatatatataaGGGTgccttttaaacattttgagttaactttgactccagtgtacaatatttattgtacaccacatgtacataagaatttgtgtttttttATTCGGCCTACTTTTGATACTCCGTCCGTTTATTTCTTTTGTAACTGCATCACTTGCATGCGTGTATAGCCCATGTAAAATTATTACTAAATGATAAAAAAATAAGTAATTAGTAATACTAATAATTAATTAGGAATAGTAATAattaaaaagtaataaataataactaaataaagtaaaaattataattataataaatgataaTAAATGAAGGACAATTTAATGATACCACAAATTTTATAAGACCAAAATACCCTTTTCTATACTtttagggtgcgttctgttcaccttaaaaaaaaagtttcaggtccaataagttcagataatttcagataagtttcaataagttccaataagttcagataagttcagataagttcagataagttccaataagttcagataagttcagataagtttcaataagttccaataagtttcaatattaatattaatattattatttattatttattacttattatttattatttgttatttattatttattatttattatccattatttattatctattattaattattaattatttattattaattattaattattaattattaattataagtttcaagaagttccaataagtttcaataagttcaggtaagttcagataagtttcaataagttccaataagttcagataagttcagatcagataagttcagataagaccagataagttcaaataagttcagataagttcaggtcaaataagttgaacataacgcACCCTTATAGTACTGTAATTCATACTACTCCATTCTATTATGCTTACTAACAATCCACATTCATTCCCATCCTTCAAACCCAAACTCTTTATCATCCCTAACTACATACTCCGTAGTACGGGTAAGAGAAGTTGAAAAACATGAAAAGTATCTGGGTTTGCCTACTATCATCGGAAAGTCTAAGAACGTAATTTTTGCGTGTTTGAAGGAGAGAATATGGAAGAAACTGCAAGGGTGGAAAGAGAAGTTGTTGTCTAGACCGGGTAAAGAGGTGTTGATAAAAGCTATAGCACAGGCGATTCCGACATATATGATGAGCATTTTTTAAAATTCCAGATGGTCTGCTTGATGAAATACATGCACTATGTGCCCGTTTCTGGTGGGGATCAGACGGAACGACTCAGAAGATGCATTGGCATAGCTGGGAAACTCTTTGTAAACCAAAAGCAATGGGAGGTATGGGCTTTCGTGACTTTAAAGTGTAATCAAGCTCTCTTAGGAAAGCAAATATGGCGTCTTCATAATAAGGCACTATTCTACACTCGATACTGAAAGCTCGATATTTTAAAAATAGCTCGGTGTTAGAAGCCATTCGGGGCTACGATCCGAGTTACTCATGGCGTAGTATGTGGGGTGCAAAGTCTTTTCTTCTGGATGGATTGTTGTGGAGGGTGGGTGATGGTCACAATATTGAGGTGTGGAAGGATTTATGGCTCCCTGGATGCAATGTAGCTCTTTTACCTCGTCATGGTGTTAGTATTGATCCAGGGATACGAGTAAGTGCATTGATTGATCCTGCTTGTGGTGAATGGAAGAGTCAAATGGTGAGACATTTATTCACAGATGAGGTTAGTACTAAAATTCTACAACTCCCCCACTCCTCGACACAAGCTCATGATTGTCAATATTGGTGGCCATCGAAATACGGGGAATATTCTGTGAAACCGGGGTACTGGTTGGGTCGTATGGGTCGATTGCGTGTAGAATTGGATGGCATGGATGAGGAAAATAAAGAGACTTGGCGCACGGCGTGGAGAATTGGTGGCCCCCCGAAGCTTAGTCATTTCTTATGGCAGGCTTGTAGAGGGAGCATGGCGGTAAAGGAGGTACTATTTAGGAGGCATATAGCAAGTGATGATTTGTGTGGTTGTTGTGGCCTTGAGAGTGAATCAATTATTCACGTTCTTTTTGAGTGTACTGAAGCAAAGTCCACATGGGTGAGTAGCACTTTCTATAGCATTATTAATGAGGCTCATATATCTTCTTTTGCAGCAAGATTAATATGGTTGGCGAGTAAAGTTAGCAACTCTGAGCTTCGTAGTATTATGGCCATTACTTGGGCTATTTGGTTCTGTAGGAATAAGCGAGTACATGAGCAAGAACACTTAAATGGTACAATGATCACTTCGGGTTTTGTACGAATTATCGAGGAACATGGAACGTATGTTAAGAAGGTTCATAGTGCCCATTGCTCTGTGCAGCCCCTGTTAGCTACAACATGGAATTGTCCCCCTACTGGTATGATAAAACTTAATGTAGATGCACATGTTACAGGCTTATATGCTGGTCTTGGAGTGGTAGTAAGAGATGAGCTGGGTAACCTATTGTTGACGGCAACGAAAAGGGTGGATGTAGGTCTAGAGGTGGAAGTTGCTGAGGCTATGGCAGCTAGGTATGGTGCTCAGGTTGCCAGAAGGTTTGGGTTTGATAGGGTGTGGATTGAAAGTGACGCAACCAACGTGGCTA
This genomic stretch from Spinacia oleracea cultivar Varoflay chromosome 3, BTI_SOV_V1, whole genome shotgun sequence harbors:
- the LOC110798938 gene encoding protein NEDD1; the protein is MVLLAASGGDTVKLFDVSVKSGDPCSLNYTPSPGCQVNSIKWNHTNLVVASAGDDKKITLWRKNGQSMGTIPLSGSESGDNIEEAISSISFSNKTSRYLCSGGSGQVVRIWDLQRKRCIKWLKGHTGSISSAIYNCKDEHLASISTNGDLLVHNLASGARAAELKDPHGQMLRVLDYSRVSRHLLATAGDDGSVHLWDTTGRSPKVSWLKQHSAPTAGLSFSPSNDKMIATVGLDKKLYTFDSGTKRSSFCIAYEAPFTSLAFREDDWILAAGTSDGRVVFYDVRGKPQPFTVLRAYGHSEAVTSLCWQRSKPIDVNEKNCTADVALLGGSVEDSILMPDPLPSATLSSVSLSTTLSGPRRSSSAVESAFATTFTNTLSSSEETPHRSSLKTGGVLPRLHTRNYNFKDDMDVFSPLVDVQPITPALDKLWNEPEGSRKDQPGDKKISSLFSSRKFTLPEGVNDIHPIFDWKPGPASKQDDTHSSLPGSTPSASSRSDDSSSITPPEAWGGERLSDKIAHHRQLGSLTSRFSMSTSNSTSTSIYTGLQDPSASQSAMSYSTNASLISSLRPRDISSVQESSPGAFGHVPFSALSNHGSKSQANPEAVGPFSLNPSRRFTTYAERIGSSASFNDGVSASVGSPKTKKTGVETREELQNSLLARSDTTYAAEPGLLPTINGAPNLHQRTPQADLQPGSTNFTLQLFQHTLQETLSSFQKSIHEDVRNLHIEILRQFHMQETEVSGFMNTVVNKLDSLTEEIQDLKKENERLRQLL